Proteins encoded in a region of the Longimicrobium sp. genome:
- a CDS encoding NYN domain-containing protein, with product MSAAAIFVDGGYFDRVSRDCGSPRIDFGKLATELARPNDLLRTYYYHCLPYVSPVPTPEELERLEGKKRFFSALNRLNRFEVREGKLEYRGTDRESERPIFEQKRVDIYLGVDLVLLAVKQRVSRAILITGDSDFLPAIRAAKNEGVLIHLFHGSGPQQPHRDLWEEADDRTVITPELLQTFLLASPEDRRPYERQERAQSYDRPVYDRPDVRRSYSPPPRDEDPASDSWPVRSPQGL from the coding sequence ATGAGTGCGGCGGCGATCTTTGTGGATGGCGGTTACTTCGACCGCGTCTCGCGCGACTGCGGCTCCCCGCGGATCGACTTCGGCAAGCTGGCCACCGAGCTGGCCCGGCCGAACGACCTCCTGCGCACCTATTACTATCATTGCCTCCCCTACGTCTCCCCGGTGCCCACGCCCGAGGAGCTTGAGAGGCTGGAAGGGAAGAAGCGCTTCTTCAGCGCCCTCAACCGCCTGAACCGCTTCGAAGTTCGCGAAGGGAAGCTCGAGTACCGCGGCACCGACCGCGAGAGCGAGCGCCCAATCTTCGAGCAGAAGCGCGTGGACATCTACCTGGGCGTGGACCTGGTGCTGCTGGCCGTAAAGCAGCGAGTGTCTCGCGCCATCCTCATCACGGGCGACAGCGATTTCCTCCCCGCGATCCGCGCGGCCAAGAACGAGGGGGTGCTGATCCACCTCTTCCACGGCAGCGGCCCGCAGCAGCCGCACCGCGACCTGTGGGAAGAGGCGGACGACCGCACCGTCATCACCCCCGAGCTGCTCCAGACCTTCCTCCTCGCCAGCCCGGAGGACCGCCGCCCGTACGAGCGGCAGGAGCGCGCCCAGTCCTACGACCGCCCGGTCTACGATCGGCCGGACGTGCGCCGCTCCTACTCCCCTCCGCCCCGCGACGAAGATCCGGCATCCGACTCCTGGCCCGTGCGCTCGCCACAGGGACTCTGA
- a CDS encoding L,D-transpeptidase family protein, with protein MNRSFAARAPLALCAALLMGACSTMGSRKPAPPPPAAAPAPPVPVPDRKFVVVDVERNELRFMDGERVLWRAPVGTGTGFRLSSRSGRQWQFHTPSGTMQVQYKELNPAWFRPDWWFIENKRPVPPQDSPLRKEEGGLGAAAVFLGNELAIHGTDKPELLGRRVSHGCIRLSNANAVRLFHNVQVGTPVMIVGESVVLNEEQPDSVARFTRSARRVPRRPNPLDRVTTTQLLTRLDAQLDAPGDSLWVAVAAELVERGVKEDAAALRGLLARAGAPQSAARRDEYSTFLADVFSRGALRTVVALNRITPEARQRAVEDIVEATMSLYHGDLNAPMAPWPTRRVPRERLGPEGQAGWAALQRAEQAYKDRFGVRMAAGRP; from the coding sequence ATGAACCGATCGTTCGCCGCGCGCGCGCCGCTGGCCCTGTGCGCCGCGCTCCTGATGGGCGCATGCTCCACGATGGGGAGCCGCAAGCCCGCGCCGCCTCCCCCCGCAGCGGCGCCGGCACCCCCGGTGCCCGTGCCCGACCGCAAGTTCGTGGTGGTGGACGTGGAGCGGAACGAGCTGCGCTTCATGGACGGCGAGCGCGTCCTGTGGCGCGCGCCCGTGGGCACCGGCACCGGCTTCCGCCTCAGCAGCCGCAGCGGCCGGCAGTGGCAGTTCCACACTCCCAGCGGCACCATGCAGGTGCAGTACAAGGAGCTGAACCCCGCCTGGTTTCGCCCCGACTGGTGGTTCATCGAGAACAAGCGCCCCGTGCCGCCGCAGGACTCGCCGCTCCGCAAGGAAGAGGGCGGGCTGGGCGCCGCGGCGGTCTTCCTGGGGAACGAGCTCGCCATCCACGGCACCGACAAGCCGGAGCTGCTGGGGCGGCGCGTGTCGCACGGGTGCATCCGCCTGTCTAACGCCAACGCGGTGCGCCTCTTCCACAACGTGCAGGTGGGGACGCCGGTGATGATCGTGGGCGAGTCCGTCGTGCTCAACGAGGAGCAGCCGGACAGCGTGGCGCGCTTCACCCGCAGCGCCCGCCGCGTCCCGCGCCGCCCCAACCCGCTCGACCGCGTGACCACCACCCAGCTCCTCACCCGGTTGGACGCGCAGCTCGACGCCCCCGGCGACTCCCTCTGGGTCGCGGTGGCGGCGGAGCTGGTGGAGCGCGGCGTCAAGGAAGATGCTGCCGCCCTGCGCGGACTCCTGGCGCGCGCCGGGGCCCCGCAGAGCGCCGCGCGCCGCGACGAGTACTCCACCTTCCTCGCCGACGTCTTCTCGCGCGGGGCGCTGCGCACCGTGGTGGCGCTCAACCGCATTACCCCGGAGGCGCGGCAGCGGGCCGTGGAGGACATCGTGGAGGCGACCATGTCGCTCTACCACGGCGATCTGAATGCACCGATGGCGCCGTGGCCCACGCGCCGCG
- a CDS encoding FKBP-type peptidyl-prolyl cis-trans isomerase, with product MSEAANPNEAMTTTASGLQYTDEAVGSGQEAHAGDHVVVHYTGTLTDGRKFDSSRDRNKPFEFPLGAGTVIRGWDEGVAGMKVGGRRRLVIPPQLGYGARGAGAVIPPNATLVFDVELIGIR from the coding sequence TTGAGCGAAGCAGCCAACCCGAATGAGGCGATGACGACCACCGCCTCCGGGCTCCAGTACACCGACGAGGCGGTGGGAAGCGGCCAGGAGGCGCACGCAGGTGATCACGTGGTGGTGCACTATACCGGCACGCTCACCGATGGGCGCAAGTTCGACAGCAGCCGCGACCGCAACAAGCCGTTCGAGTTTCCCCTCGGCGCGGGCACCGTGATCCGCGGCTGGGACGAGGGCGTGGCGGGGATGAAGGTAGGCGGCAGGCGGCGTCTGGTCATTCCGCCGCAGCTCGGGTACGGTGCCAGGGGCGCCGGCGCCGTCATTCCGCCCAACGCGACGCTGGTGTTCGACGTGGAGCTGATCGGCATCCGTTAG